From Ictidomys tridecemlineatus isolate mIctTri1 chromosome 2, mIctTri1.hap1, whole genome shotgun sequence, the proteins below share one genomic window:
- the Or2a25 gene encoding olfactory receptor 2A25, which translates to MVGNQTMVTEFLLLGFPLGPRMQVLLFGLFSLFYAFTLLGNGAILALSCLDPRLHTPMYFFLSHLALVDIAYACNTVPQMLVNLLDPALPISFGGCMTQTFLFLTFAHTECLLLVMMSYDRYVAICQPLRYSAIMGWRICIGLVVTSWILGVSLALVHLILLLPLPFCGSQKVDHFFCEILAVLKVACADTHINEVLVLAGAASVLVGPFSSIVVSYAHILGAILKIQSGEGRQKAFSTCSSHLCVVGLFYGTAIVMYIGPQHGDSKEQKKYLLLFHSLFNPMLNPLIYSLRNKEVKCALKRMLIKERTP; encoded by the coding sequence ATGGTGGGCAATCAGACTATGGTCACAGAGTTCCTCCTCCTGGGATTTCCACTTGGCCCAAGGATGCAGGTGCTCCTCTTTGGGCTCTTCTCCCTCTTCTACGCCTTCACTCTGCTGGGGAATGGGGCCATCCTGGCTCTCAGCTGCCTGGACCCCAGActgcacacccccatgtacttcttcctctcccaccTGGCCCTAGTGGACATCGCCTATGCCTGCAACACAGTGCCCCAGATGCTGGTGAATCTCCTGGACCCTGCCCTGCCCATCTCGTTTGGGGGCTGCATGACCCAGACCTTTCTCTTTTTGACTTTCGCACACACAGAATGTCTCCTCCTGGTGATGATGTCCTATGATAggtatgtggccatctgccaaCCCCTTCGATATTCTGCCATCATGGGCTGGAGAATCTGTATCGGCCTGGTAGTGACTTCCTGGATTTTAGGAGTCTCCTTGGCCCTAGTTCATTTAATATTACTCCTACCATTGCCCTTCTGTGGATCTCAGAAAGTTGAccactttttctgtgaaattttaGCTGTTCTCAAAGTCGCCTGTGCAGATACCCACATCAATGAGGTCCTGGTCTTGGCTGGGGCAGCATCGGTGCTGGTGGGGCCCTTCTCCTCTATCGTAGTATCTTATGCTCATATTCTGGGTGCCATTCTGAAGATCCAGTCGGGAGAGGGGCGCcagaaagccttctccacctgctcctcccacctctgtGTGGTTGGACTCTTTTATGGTACAGCCATTGTCATGTACATTGGGCCCCAACATGGGGACTCcaaggagcagaagaaatatctCCTGCTGTTTCACAGCCTTTTCAATCCCATGCTGAACCCCCTGATCTATAGTCTGAGGAACAAAGAGGTCAAATGTGCTCTGAAGAGGATGCTCATAAAGGAGAGAACACCGTGA
- the LOC101969475 gene encoding olfactory receptor 2A5, protein MTENQTWVTEFILLGFPLGPKTQMLLFGLFSLFYAFTLLGNGAILGLICLDPRLHTPMYFFLSHLAVVDMSYASNNVPKMLANLTFLYMAFAHTECLLLVAMSYDRYVAICHPLHYAVIMSRRLCTILAAASWACGSLLALVHVVLILRLPFCGPHEVNHFFCEILSVLKLACADTRLNQVVIFAASVFILVGPLCWVLASYTRILLAILRIQSGEGRRKAFSTCSSHLCVVGLFFGSAIVMYMAPQSRHPEEQQKILSLFYSLFNPMLNPLIYSLRNAEVKGALRRALRKERSRWRDGGAP, encoded by the exons ATGACAGAAAATCAGACATGGGTCACAGAGTTTATTCTTCTGGGATTTCCACTCGGTCCAAAGACACAGATGCTCCTGTTCGGGCTCTTCTCCCTGTTCTACGCCTTTACTCTGCTGGGGAACGGGGCCATCCTGGGGCTTATCTGTCTGGACCCCAGGctgcacacacccatgtacttcttcctctcccaccTGGCCGTCGTCGACATGTCCTATGCTTCCAACAATGTCCCCAAGATGCTGGCAAACCTC ACCTTTTTATACATGGCTTTTGCTCACACAGAATGTCTCCTATTGGTGGCCATGTCCTATGATCGATACGTGGCCATCTGTCACCCTCTACATTACGCTGTCATCATGAGCCGGAGACTATGCACCATCCTCGCTGCTGCTTCCTGGGCATGTGGCTCCCTCCTGGCCCTGGTCCACGTGGTCCTCATCCTGAGGCTGCCCTTCTGTGGGCCTCACGAGGTCAACCACTTCttctgtgagatcctgtctgtcCTCAAGCTGGCCTGTGCCGACACCAGGCTCAACCAAGTTGTCATCTTTGCTGCTTCTGTGTTCATCCTGGTGGGGCCCCTGTGCTGGGTGCTGGCGTCCTACACGCGCATCCTGCTGGCCATCCTGAGGATCCAGTCAGGGGAGGGCCGcagaaaggccttctccacctgctcctcccacctctgtGTGGTGGGGCTCTTCTTTGGCAGCGCCATCGTCATGTACATGGCCCCCCAGTCCCGCCACCCTGAGGAGCAGCAGAAGATCCTCTCCCTGTTCTACAGCCTTTTCAACCCCATGCTGAACCCCCtgatctacagcctgaggaacgcAGAGGTCAAGGGTGCCCTGCGCAGGGCGCTGAGGAAGGAGAGATCAAGGTGGAGAGATGGCGGGGCACCTTGA